In one Leptospiraceae bacterium genomic region, the following are encoded:
- a CDS encoding prephenate dehydrogenase, which translates to MGASLSLAIRQKNLPFGRIDGVVRSVSSRDEGLKLKVADSIFLESEFKEKDLWNDYGLIIYSLPVNLTCEKIAELPLSYRGIVTDLGSTKREIIEAVEKKYSSSHRYYSSHPMAGSEHSGLKYAQADLYEARLCILTPPKRVEEGVEDFIRDFWEKIGMYTLKIEAEEHDKALAYISHSPHILSSIMTNWCWENPTVSEKTGLSPIPLTGGGFRDMSRIAGSNPEMWDAIIETNREPIRQSLIDFRDRLNVLIGVLGSNSEVSGFWKKFFDKAKKSRDRILKLE; encoded by the coding sequence ATGGGGGCCTCTCTATCTCTCGCGATTCGTCAGAAGAATTTGCCATTCGGTCGTATTGATGGAGTGGTTCGGAGCGTTTCAAGCCGGGACGAAGGTTTGAAATTAAAAGTTGCAGACAGTATATTTCTTGAGTCCGAGTTTAAAGAAAAGGATCTCTGGAATGACTACGGTCTTATTATTTATTCCTTACCGGTAAACCTGACCTGTGAAAAAATTGCAGAGCTTCCCCTTTCTTACAGGGGGATCGTTACCGATCTGGGCTCAACAAAACGGGAAATCATTGAAGCTGTCGAGAAGAAATATTCCTCTTCCCATCGCTATTATTCTTCTCATCCGATGGCAGGTTCGGAGCATTCCGGACTTAAATATGCACAGGCGGATTTGTATGAGGCAAGGCTCTGTATTTTGACTCCTCCAAAAAGAGTAGAGGAGGGAGTGGAAGACTTCATCCGGGATTTCTGGGAAAAAATCGGTATGTATACCCTGAAAATCGAAGCTGAAGAGCATGATAAAGCCCTGGCTTATATTTCCCATTCACCGCATATTCTTTCTTCGATTATGACGAATTGGTGCTGGGAAAATCCCACCGTAAGCGAAAAAACAGGTTTATCTCCGATTCCCCTTACCGGAGGAGGTTTTCGGGATATGTCGCGAATTGCCGGTTCAAATCCGGAAATGTGGGATGCCATTATTGAAACCAATCGGGAGCCAATTCGGCAATCTTTGATAGATTTTCGAGATAGGCTAAACGTTCTAATAGGGGTTTTAGGCTCGAATTCGGAGGTTTCGGGTTTTTGGAAAAAATTTTTTGACAAAGCAAAAAAATCTCGTGACAGAATTTTAAAATTAGAATAA
- the pheA gene encoding prephenate dehydratase has translation MNEDLLQYRNRIDELDKEIIDCIQERAKLAGKIGEVKRTRGEPIYRPDREREVYRKVKNLNKGPLSDSHLFAIYREIMSGAISIEKGLHVAFLGPKGSFSHQATVEKFGDSIEVEPVSSIPEIFRVVEAGKCDYGVVPVENSSEGLVNSTLDVFVYSDLKIYAETYMKISLHLLGFDKDLSKAKKLYGIKIANSQCKEWIARNLPHCEIVETSSTARAAQLVAERKDGLAIASTIAAELYGLEIIQRSIEDMPNNSTRFLIIGNAECEPTGKDKTSLYFSTSDRPGALFSILKPFYDNNINLTKIESRPTRKNSWEYNFFLDFEGHRKDPLISQLLLELEEKTTVLRVLGSYPSAESF, from the coding sequence ATGAACGAAGACCTGCTGCAATACCGAAACCGTATCGATGAATTGGATAAAGAGATTATAGACTGTATCCAGGAAAGAGCCAAACTTGCCGGAAAAATCGGCGAAGTAAAACGGACCAGGGGAGAGCCTATCTATCGTCCGGACAGAGAAAGAGAAGTATACCGGAAAGTGAAAAATTTAAATAAAGGTCCTCTTTCTGATTCCCACTTATTTGCCATTTATAGAGAAATCATGTCCGGGGCTATTTCTATAGAAAAAGGTTTGCATGTCGCTTTTTTAGGCCCGAAGGGTTCATTTTCCCATCAGGCTACGGTTGAAAAATTTGGTGATTCGATCGAAGTAGAGCCGGTAAGTTCTATTCCCGAAATTTTTCGGGTAGTAGAAGCCGGAAAGTGCGATTATGGGGTAGTTCCTGTGGAAAATTCCAGCGAAGGCCTGGTGAATTCTACTCTTGACGTTTTTGTGTATTCTGATTTGAAAATCTATGCTGAAACCTACATGAAAATTTCTCTACACCTTCTGGGTTTTGATAAAGATCTTTCCAAAGCCAAAAAACTTTACGGGATAAAAATTGCAAATTCCCAGTGTAAGGAATGGATTGCTCGAAATCTTCCCCATTGTGAAATTGTTGAAACTTCTTCTACGGCCAGGGCGGCTCAGCTTGTAGCCGAAAGAAAGGATGGTCTGGCTATCGCTTCTACTATTGCAGCAGAGCTATACGGCCTTGAAATTATTCAACGTTCCATTGAGGATATGCCGAATAACTCTACCCGTTTTTTAATTATTGGAAATGCCGAGTGTGAGCCAACAGGCAAGGATAAAACCTCTCTTTATTTTTCTACCTCAGATAGGCCGGGGGCTCTTTTTTCGATTTTGAAACCCTTTTATGATAATAATATAAACCTGACGAAAATTGAGTCGAGACCTACCCGAAAAAACTCCTGGGAATATAATTTCTTTTTGGATTTTGAAGGTCATAGAAAAGATCCCCTCATCAGTCAGCTTTTATTGGAACTCGAAGAGAAAACAACGGTTCTCAGGGTACTCGGTTCTTATCCATCTGCGGAGAGTTTTTAA